A window of the Cystobacter ferrugineus genome harbors these coding sequences:
- a CDS encoding fumarate hydratase, with amino-acid sequence MNDFQFQDMLPLGKDETPYRLLTKDGVSTFEAGGKSFVQVAPEALTLLTREAMRDISHLLRPGHLQQLAHILEDPEASPNDRFVAVELLKNANIAAGGVLPSCQDTGTAIVMGKKGQYVLTEGGDEAAIARGVFDTYRTANLRYSQMAALDMYKEVNTGNNLPAQIELYATDGDAYKFLFMAKGGGSANKSYLFQETKALLNPQSLLSFLDAKIRSLGTAACPPYHLAIVVGGTSAEFALKTAKYASARYLDTLPTEGNALGRGFRDVALEQEVLKLTQRTGIGAQFGGKYFCHDVRVIRLPRHGASCPVAIAVSCSADRQALGKITREGVFLEQLETDPAKYLPETADSDLSGEVVKIDLRRPMADIRAELSRYPIKTRLSLTGPMVVARDIAHAKLKERLDKGEGMPQYLKDYMVYYAGPAKTPEGYASGSFGPTTAGRMDAYVDQFQAEGGSYVMLAKGNRSPAVTEACKKHGGFYLGSIGGPAARLAKDCITKVEVLEYPELGMEAVWKIEVVDFPAFIVVDDKGNDFFAHINKPAKK; translated from the coding sequence ATGAACGACTTCCAGTTCCAGGACATGCTTCCGCTCGGCAAGGACGAGACGCCCTACCGGCTGCTCACCAAGGACGGTGTCTCCACCTTCGAGGCCGGGGGGAAGAGCTTCGTCCAGGTGGCCCCCGAGGCGCTCACGCTCCTCACCCGCGAGGCCATGCGCGACATCTCGCACCTCCTGCGGCCCGGTCACCTCCAGCAGCTCGCCCACATCCTCGAGGACCCCGAGGCCTCGCCCAATGATCGCTTCGTGGCGGTGGAGCTGCTCAAGAACGCCAACATCGCCGCCGGCGGCGTGCTGCCCTCCTGCCAGGACACCGGCACCGCCATCGTGATGGGCAAGAAGGGCCAGTACGTGCTCACCGAGGGCGGCGACGAGGCGGCGATCGCCCGGGGCGTGTTCGACACGTACCGCACCGCCAACCTGCGCTACTCGCAGATGGCCGCGCTCGACATGTACAAGGAGGTCAACACCGGCAACAACCTCCCGGCGCAGATCGAGCTGTACGCGACCGACGGCGACGCCTACAAGTTCCTCTTCATGGCCAAGGGCGGCGGCTCGGCCAACAAGAGCTACCTCTTCCAGGAGACCAAGGCGCTGCTCAACCCGCAGAGCCTCCTGTCCTTCCTCGACGCGAAGATCCGCTCGCTGGGCACCGCGGCGTGCCCGCCCTACCACCTGGCCATCGTGGTGGGCGGCACCTCGGCCGAGTTCGCGCTCAAGACGGCCAAGTACGCCTCGGCGCGCTACCTGGACACGCTGCCCACCGAGGGCAACGCGCTCGGCCGGGGCTTCCGCGACGTGGCGCTGGAGCAGGAGGTGCTCAAGCTCACCCAGCGCACCGGCATCGGCGCCCAGTTCGGCGGCAAGTACTTCTGCCATGACGTGCGCGTCATCCGTCTGCCCCGCCATGGCGCTTCCTGCCCGGTGGCCATCGCCGTGTCGTGCTCGGCGGACCGGCAGGCGCTCGGGAAGATCACCCGCGAGGGCGTCTTCCTCGAGCAGCTCGAGACGGATCCCGCGAAGTACCTGCCGGAGACGGCGGACTCGGACTTGTCCGGCGAGGTGGTGAAGATCGACCTGCGCCGCCCCATGGCGGACATCCGCGCCGAGCTGTCGCGCTACCCCATCAAGACGCGCCTGTCGCTCACGGGCCCCATGGTGGTGGCGCGCGACATCGCCCACGCCAAGCTCAAGGAGCGGCTGGACAAGGGCGAGGGCATGCCCCAGTACCTCAAGGACTACATGGTGTACTACGCGGGCCCGGCGAAGACGCCGGAGGGGTACGCCTCGGGCTCGTTCGGCCCCACGACGGCGGGCCGCATGGACGCCTACGTGGATCAGTTCCAGGCGGAGGGGGGCAGCTACGTGATGCTCGCCAAGGGCAACCGCTCGCCCGCCGTCACCGAGGCCTGCAAGAAGCACGGCGGCTTCTACCTGGGCTCCATCGGTGGCCCCGCGGCGCGGCTGGCCAAGGACTGCATCACCAAGGTGGAGGTGCTCGAGTACCCCGAGCTGGGCATGGAGGCCGTCTGGAAGATCGAGGTGGTGGACTTCCCCGCCTTCATCGTCGTGGACGACAAGGGCAACGACTTCTTCGCCCACATCAACAAGCCCGCGAAGAAGTGA
- a CDS encoding hybrid sensor histidine kinase/response regulator, producing MPHREPILLNINDNEANRYAVTRILRASGFQVAEGGTGAEALQLAAELRPDLIILDVKLPDINGIEVCRRLKSDPHTSNIVVMHLSANYIRTENKVEGLESGADGYLTQPVDTAELLATVRSLLRLRRAEEEARRAAAQWTATFDSLGDGVCLLDGQGRVMRANRSFVSLFGGSEETVFGQSFAALMREAAGGEELPASCGETLDCREEASVCLGSRWYRVAANPVDGDGGGVTGAVRILTDITPHRQLQEELQRRAAELADADRRKDEFLAMLAHELRNPLAAIVNSLHLAEATQGAESRAMRVLTRQSQHMARMVDDLLDVSRFNRGHIELRRALVDLRQVVQHGVEARRQSLLDKGLHLELTLPPEALWLEGDATRLEQVVSNLLDNARKYTPVGGHVFVGVTVEQRGLERQVVLRVKDTGIGMSPELQTRVFELFVQGEQQLDRSRGGLGIGLTLVRRLVELHGGVVRVYSEGEGKGSELVVILPLAAQAVVSAPAETRVAPPETGAARRVLLVEDNEDTREVLRELLEMWGHEVAVAEDGFRGVERFPSLRPHVALVDLGLPGMDGFQVARKIRESQGGQDVYLVALTGYSGEHRSRAVEAGFDLHVVKPVKPDELERLLNQLPARKSRA from the coding sequence GTGCCCCACCGCGAACCCATCCTCCTCAACATCAACGACAATGAAGCGAACCGGTACGCGGTGACGCGCATCCTGCGCGCGTCGGGCTTCCAGGTGGCCGAGGGGGGCACGGGCGCCGAGGCGCTCCAGCTCGCCGCCGAGCTGCGCCCGGACCTCATCATCCTCGACGTGAAGCTGCCGGACATCAATGGCATCGAGGTGTGCCGGCGGCTCAAGTCGGATCCCCACACGTCGAACATCGTCGTGATGCACCTGTCGGCCAACTACATCCGCACCGAGAACAAGGTGGAGGGGTTGGAGAGCGGCGCGGACGGCTACCTGACGCAGCCGGTGGACACCGCGGAGCTGCTGGCCACGGTGCGCTCGCTGTTGCGCCTGCGCCGGGCCGAGGAGGAAGCGCGCCGCGCGGCCGCGCAGTGGACGGCGACCTTCGACTCGCTGGGCGATGGCGTGTGTCTGCTGGATGGACAGGGCCGGGTGATGCGCGCCAACCGCTCCTTCGTGTCGCTGTTCGGCGGGAGCGAGGAGACGGTGTTCGGCCAGTCCTTCGCGGCGTTGATGCGGGAGGCGGCGGGCGGCGAGGAGCTGCCCGCGAGCTGTGGCGAGACGCTGGACTGCCGCGAGGAGGCCTCGGTGTGCCTGGGCTCGCGCTGGTACCGCGTGGCGGCCAACCCCGTGGACGGCGATGGCGGTGGCGTGACGGGCGCGGTGCGCATCCTCACGGATATCACCCCCCACCGCCAGCTCCAGGAGGAGCTGCAACGGCGCGCGGCGGAGCTGGCGGACGCGGACCGGCGCAAGGACGAGTTCCTCGCGATGCTGGCGCACGAGCTGCGCAACCCCCTGGCCGCCATCGTCAACTCCCTGCACCTGGCCGAGGCCACCCAGGGCGCCGAGTCCCGGGCCATGCGCGTGCTGACGCGGCAGAGTCAGCACATGGCGCGCATGGTGGATGACCTGCTGGACGTGTCGCGCTTCAACCGCGGCCACATCGAGCTGCGGCGCGCGCTGGTGGACCTGCGTCAGGTGGTGCAGCACGGCGTGGAGGCGCGCCGTCAGTCGCTCCTGGACAAGGGGCTGCACCTGGAGCTGACGCTGCCGCCCGAGGCGCTGTGGCTGGAGGGCGACGCCACGCGGCTGGAGCAGGTGGTGTCCAACCTGCTGGACAACGCGCGGAAGTACACCCCGGTGGGGGGCCACGTCTTCGTCGGCGTGACGGTGGAGCAGCGGGGCCTGGAGCGCCAGGTGGTGCTGCGCGTGAAGGACACGGGGATTGGCATGAGCCCGGAGCTCCAGACCCGGGTGTTCGAGCTCTTCGTGCAGGGCGAGCAGCAGTTGGACCGCTCTCGCGGGGGTCTGGGCATCGGGTTGACCCTGGTGCGGCGCCTCGTGGAGCTGCATGGGGGCGTGGTCCGGGTCTACAGCGAGGGCGAGGGCAAGGGCAGCGAGCTGGTGGTGATCCTGCCGCTGGCGGCGCAGGCGGTGGTCTCCGCGCCCGCCGAGACGCGGGTGGCTCCTCCCGAGACGGGCGCGGCGCGGCGGGTGTTGCTGGTGGAGGACAACGAGGACACGCGCGAGGTGCTGCGCGAGCTGCTGGAGATGTGGGGCCACGAGGTGGCGGTGGCCGAGGATGGCTTCCGGGGCGTGGAGCGCTTCCCCTCGCTGCGGCCGCACGTGGCCCTGGTGGACCTGGGCCTGCCGGGGATGGACGGCTTCCAGGTGGCGCGGAAGATCCGCGAGAGCCAGGGCGGCCAGGACGTCTATCTCGTGGCGCTCACGGGCTACAGCGGCGAGCACCGTTCACGCGCGGTGGAGGCGGGCTTCGACCTGCACGTGGTGAAGCCGGTGAAACCGGACGAACTGGAGCGGCTGCTCAACCAGCTTCCGGCGCGCAAGTCCAGGGCCTAG